In Planctomycetota bacterium, the genomic stretch GCGCACACGGTGCCGGTGGACGAGGCGAAGAAGGCCCGCGACCTGGCCGAGAAGTACGGGTTGAAGATCCACTCGGTCATGCGCGGCGGGTCCGAGGCCGGCCTGCGCGCCGCTCAGGCCTACGGCGCCGACGCCGTGCTCGCCCCCGTGGGCGGCTGCGGGGCCAAGCCCATGCCCGAGCCGTGGGAGTTCGACATCCAGTTCGACGAGAAGACCGGCCACATCACCCGGCTCGTCGCGGGCGACAACGAGAAGTTCAAGGCCTACATCGAGGCCCACAACCGCTCGACCGATGGCGTCCTCGCGTCCATCAAGAAGCTCCTCCCCGTGGCCGAAGAGGTCCAGGTCGCCATCGCCCTCGAAAACGTGTGGAACAACTGGTGCGTGCGGCCCGAGTTGTACAACTGGGTGGTCGCCTCGTTCAACAGTCCGTGGGTGAAGGCCTACTTCGACGTGGGCAACCACGTGAAGTACGCGGGCATCCTGCGGGGCGACAAGGTGGAGCTCGCCTACATGCCCGAGGTGTGGATTCGCACGTTCGGCCCGCGCCTCGGCAAGATTCACGTGAAGGACTACACGATCAGCCCCGACGGCAGGACCGGCAACTGGGCTGGGATAGGGCAGGGCAGCGTGAACTGGCCCGAGGTGCGCAAGGCCCTCGACGACGTGGGCTACAACGGCTGGCTGACCGACGAGACCGGCCTCGGCTGGCCCGAACTCGCCAAGCGCCTCGACCGCATCATCGCGGGCGAGGCGCCCGTGCCGAGTGGGAAGTGAATCCCGGCCCGCGCTTGACACCTACGTATGGACGGGCTAGACTATACGTATGAGAGGAGACGCCATGGAAACCAAAGCCAAGCTGACGTTATCGGTGAAGCGGTCCACCATCATCCGTGGGAAGGAGTACGCAGCTCGCCAGCGCACCACCCTCTCTCGCCTCTGCGAGGAGTTGATAGACGAGAGGACCCGCTCCGAGCAGCCACTGTGGGCAAGCAAGTGGATGGGGAAGCTCAAGAAGGCCCACCGGCCCAATGACCCCAGGATGCGCGCGCTGGAGAGGAAGTTCGGATGATCGTGCTGGTGGACACCGATATCCTGATCGATATCGTCCTCAAGCGTATGCCCTGGGCGCTCACCAGCCGGGACTGCATGGACTACTGCCAGGCGCATGCTATCCCGACCTATGTGAGCTGGCACTCGTTGGCAACGCTCTTCTACTACGCATCGGGTGAGGGCAGGGCAGCCGCAAAGGAGGCCATCAGGGAACTGCTTCAGCACACCCGCATCGTCACCGTCGGGCACGTGGATATGGAATTCGCGCTGGACCAGGACATGCCCGATCTTGAGGACGCGATGCAGGTCGCGGCCGCGGTTGCTTGCCGCGCCACTCGCATCGTTACCCGGAACACGCGGCACTATGCCCGCTCCGTCATCCCGGCCATCACGCCAGCCGAGTTGCTCAGGGCATTCCGGGCCACGAAGGGCACCTCATGACCCGGAGGGGCCTGACTTTGGGGGCGCTCGGTTGCCTCGCCGCCCTCTCAGGCTGCGGGCCGGCGGGCTTCTGGCAAGGCCATTTCCGCGACACGCTGGCAGGGGAGAAGGCCGTGACCCGATCGCTCTCCGTCCCGCGCGAGCTGGCGATGTTCAGCGGCGACGACGGCCTGGCCCTGGCCTGGGACGATCTGCTGGAGGCCGTGCGCCGGGCCGACGTGGTCGTGGTCGGCGAGACGCACACGGTCGAGGCCGGCCACGCGGTCGAACTGGCCCTCGTGCAGGACGCGCTTGCGCGGTGGCCCGGCTCGGCCGTCTCGATGGAGATGCTCACGCGCGACCACCAGGCGACGGTGGACGGCTACCTCGCCGGCAAGGTGACCGAGGAGGAGTTCATCAAGCAGGCCGGCATCGCCGACTGGGCGGGCAAGGGCACCTGGAGGAAGTGGTTCCAACCGATTGTGGATGCCGCCCGGGCGGCGAAGGCCCGCGTGGTGGCGGCCAACACGCCGCGCAGGCACGCCGAGCTGGCCCGCAGGGAGGGCTACGAGGCCCTGCGCCGCCTGCCCGAGGCCGAACGCGGGTTCTTCGGCATCCCGGCCTGGACGGTCGGCGGCTCGTACTGGCGCCGGTTCCGCGCCGAGATGCGCCGCCACGCCGCGCCCGTGCCGCCGAAGCCGGATGCCCAGAAGCCTCCGGAGAGCCCCAAGCCCCCCGAGCCGCCGGCCCAGCCGCCCGAGCCTCCGCCCAGACCCGCCGAGGAGAAGAAGCCGGCCGAGCGCAAGCCACTCGACGCGCTTGCCATGTTCCGCGCGCAGGAGCTATGGGACGCCACGATGGCGGCCTCGGTCCTCAGGGCGGCGAAGGACGGGAAGGGGAAGGTCATTCACCTCGTCGGCGCGTTCCACAGCGACTTTGGCGGCGGCCTCGTCCAGCGCCTGCGCCGCGGCGACCCCGGCCTGACCATCCTCACGATCAGCCTGGTCCCCGCCCACTCGCGCCGCCTGCGCCGCGCGGACCGAGGCCGGGCCGACGTGGTGATCTACACTGGGGGGCAGTGACGGGGCGGCTAGGAGCCTGTCCGAGAATCCCCCGTGGGCTGCGTTGCCGGCGTCAGCGGGCTGGATGCGAAGCGCGGCGACGCAGGCGATGCCCTGGAATGCATCGCTCATTTCGATGCGACGTTGAAGTTCTTCTCCACGTGGCTGCGCACGATGATGTAGGCCCCCGGCATGGTGGGCACGTAGCTGGCGCCGAAGCTGGGGTCGGCCTCGTCCATCGCCAGCATGCACTGGGCGATGAAGCGCTGCCACTTCAGCGGCTCCTCGTCGTTGTCCAGCCCGAAGAAGGCGTTCACCCGCCCCGGGTGTTTTTCGCCGTACTGGCGCAGCTTCACGAAGAGGCCCAGGCCGATGGTGTTGGCGAAGGCGGGTACAGGGGCCGAGCCGCTCGAGGTGGTTTCGTTCTGGTCAATGGTGCCGTAGGTGAGGGGCGCGCCGCGGACCCAGAGCACCTTTTCGCTGAGGGCCCTGCCCAGGCGTGCGCCGAAGGTGCTCTCCCAGAACATGATGTGGCCGATCTTGCCCACGCCGCCGGTAAAGATCACGCCGGCCGCCTGGTCGAGGAGCAGGTTCATGTCGTGCTCGTAGGCGTGCAGGCCCTCGCCGGCGGCGAAGTGGCGGTTCTCCTCGGGGATGCGCATCGCCGGCTTGATCTTGCTGTAGAACTGCTCCTCCATGTCCTGCTTGAACGAGGTCATGTAGGGGAACTGCCGCGCGTCCACCGGCTTGCCGTCGCGGCTGGCCCACTCGTCCATCGCAAAGGGGAAGACCAGGCGCGGGTCCACGCACGTGTGGTCCACGCGGTTGAGCAGCTCGGCGATGATGGGGTAGTGGCCCATCGGTCCCACGGGCGTGACCCAGATGACCGGGCGGCCGTCGCTGGTGTGCTGGACCAGCTTGCTGAAGATGCGGATGGCGAACTTGTAGTTGTGCTGCGCCAGGTCGTCCGCGAGGTCCACCTCGAAGTCCGGGTGCCAGTGCGCCTTGCGGCGGAGCAGGTCGCTGGGTTTGAACCGGCCCTGCTGCACGGCCTGGCGCACGGCCCATACGGCGGGCGTGTACTCGGCGGCGTGGCCGCGGTAGACTTTCTTTCCGCACACGGTCTGGAGGTTTTCGCGGATGATGGCCTCGAGCTTCGCGGACGCCGCGGGGATGTTGGTCTCGACCATGGCCTGTCCTCCTCAGAGACGCGGGGCGGGGCTTGGGCAACCGCGCCCGATGATACCGCGCCGCGTGCTGCTGCGCAAGCGGTTCTTGACTTGCGCGCCCCCCGCCTATAATCGGGCAGGGGGTTCGGAGAGCCGTGCGATGGATGCCGCGCCATTCCTGGCCGCGATCGCCGAGGGGTTGGCGGCCGTGAAGCTCGAGGCGGTGCTCGTGGGCAATGCGGCGGCCGCGCGACCTCGCCGTGCTCGACCTTCTGGAGCGAACCGCCCGTGAGCGAAAGCAGAGAGAAGAGGCTTGAGCGCCTCAAGGCCGAGACCGAGAAGGCCGAGCTGGAGCAGATTCGCCGCCTGCTCGCCCTTCCGCCCGAGAAGCGCACGCACTTCCTGCGCCGCCGCACCGGCTTCGTCGGCTCCGCGCTGTGATGCGCCCCTCCGGCTCGCGCCGCCGGCGGCGCCGGCTACGCGGGGCGCCCGCCGAGCATCGCCCTGCGTGCTCCGCGCCGCCGTGGCTGGCGTTCATCTGGCCGGCCAGAGCTTGAGGCCGGGGACCTGGGAGAGTTCGCTGACGTTGCCTGTGGCCAGTGTGTGATCGTGGGCGATGCAGGCCGCGGCCAGCCACAGGTCGTGTGGGTTGATCATTGCGCCGAGCGACTCGAGGTCAGCCCACAACTGGGCGTGGAGCCGGGCCGTCGGAAGGTCGCTCGGCAGGACAGCGAACAGTTCGAGGATGCGCTCGACGAAGGCGGCCCGCCGCGCCCGCACACCGGGCGATTTGGCCCGGTGCGCGCCGTGGAGCAGTTCGCTCACTGTGATCGCCGAAATCAGGCAGTCGTCCTCGCCGTGCAGGCCGGCCACGACTGCGTCAACGTCCAGCTCCTGCCGCTCGACGCCGATGAACACGCTCGCGTCAATCAGGATCCTCACGGGTCCCTCGGCCTTTCCTACCTCCGGATGAAGCGGGTTCCAACTGGGGGCACAGCGTGTGCCACATTCACTTCATCCGGCGGAGGCGTGATGGCGGTTCTTCCGGGAGGGCTCTCCCGGGGGCCTGGCGGGCGCGCCCCGCCCATACTTGCTCAACCCTGTGTGGGGGGAAGTGAGCAAGTATGGACAGATGGGCGAGGATTGGCGATTCTCGCGGTTCCGGCCATACTCGCTCACCTGCGGGATGAGCAAGTATGGGACGGGGAGTGGCTGGCGAGCGTAAGAGATTGCCGCATATATGGTTATGGGGAAGGGCCGGCGCCGCTACGCCCGTCCCCCCGATCCCCTGTTGCCGCCGGGGCAGGAGCGTTGAGCCCTGATGGGCCTCATTTCGCCTCTTCGCCGCCGACCCGCCACTCGAGGATGCCGCCGGAGGAGTCGGGCTGGAGCTGGACTTCGAGGCGAAGTTCGGCGGCGGTGACCGGTTCGAAGGTGACTTTGTTGAAGGCGTCCTTCGCGGCGCCGTACTTTGCGTCCGCGGCGAGTTTGACCTCGCGCCAGTCGTTGCCGTCCCTGTAGAGGAGCTTCCAGGAGGCGGGGATGCGGCATTGGCCGCGGCCCGTGTCGTCGAACCAGTAGACATCGCTCCACGTGAGGGTGCGGGGCTTGGGGAACTTGTAGGCGACCCATTCGGCCGTGCCCTTGTGGTCCCACCAGGTGAAGCGCGGGATGCTTTGATCGTTGGACGCCTTGGGGAGTTGCCCGTCGCAGAGGGCGTCGGTGGTGTCGCTGTGGTTGCAGTGGGAGGCGGTGGCCACGTAGGCGGGCTGAGGCGGCTCGGCCCAGCGGTGGGCATCGGGCTTGTCGCTCACGGTGGGGAAGACGGCGATGCGGAGCCGCGCGCAGCCCATGGGGATGAGGGTGACGGTCTCGATCGGCTCGGTGGTGTAGGCGGGGCTGGGCTGGAGCGTGGCGCACAGGCCGTGGCGGTCGAAGGTCCACTGGGGTATCTTGCGGGCCTTGGCGGTGAGGGTGATGGGCGCGGCGTCGGGGGTGAAGGGCTGGAGGGGCAGCTCCTTACGGACAGAATGGACAGAGATGGACTTTTCGGGGGCTGCGGGGTCTATCTCAAGGCCATAGTTCCAGGGGGTGGTGGGGAAGACGGCGAGGGCGGGCCACTTGTCGGTGCCGCCGTAGCGCTTCCATTCTTCGCCGATCTTGAGGGAGTAGCTGAGGGGGCCGCGGTCCACCGAGACGGCGCCGCCGTGTTTGGCCCAGACGCGGACGGAGAGCTTCATGGGCAGCGTCAGTTCCAGCTTATCGCCTTCTTTCCATTCGCGCTCGATGGTGAGGAAGTGGAGCGGCTCGGCCGTGGCGTCGAGGGGGGTGCCGTTCAGGGTGAGCTTCGGCGCGGCGCACCATCGGGGGATGCGGAGGTAGAGGGGGAAGCGGACCGGCTTGGCCGCGGCGATTGTGAGGGTGACGACTTCGCCGAAGGGGTACTCTGTCGCCTCGGTGATCTTCACGGTGCCGCCCTCGCCCACTTTGGCTTCGACCTCGCAGGCGGCGTAGAGGGAGGCGGCGAGGCCGTTGTCGGGCGTGGCGAGCCAGAGTTCCTCGGCGTAGTAGGGCCAGCCCATGGCCACGTTGTGCTGGCAGCAGCGGTAGCTGTGGGGGTCGTAGCCGAACATGTTGCCGCCGTTCTGGATGCCGGGGGCGTGGTTGCGGGTGTCGAGCTGCGGCTGGTTGGCGGCGGTGAGGTAGTGGAGGCCTTTGAGGTCGGGCGTCTGCGAGGCGGGGAAGTTGTTGAAGGCGATCTCTTCGCAGCGGTCGGCCCAGAGCGGGTCGCCGGTGATCCTGGTGAGCATCTGGAAGCTGTGCATGAACTCCACGATCCCGCAGGTCTCGATGGCCTGGCGGGGGTCGGTGTAGCCCTTGCGGGCGTTCTCGTCGGCGCCCATGCCGCCGCCGGGCTGCTGGCCGAACTCGCCCATGAACTCGTCGTAGTTGCGGTAGGCGGCGAGGCGGAGCTTTGCGTCGTTCGCCTGCATCCAGTAGATGGCGGGGGCGCGGAAGCACTGGGCGAAGTTCACGTTGTGGTGGTTGGCCACGCCCTGGTCCCAGCGGGCCATGCGGCGGTGTATCTTGTCGGCGAGCTTGAGCAACTCGGCGTCGCCCGTGCGGTTGTAGAGCCAGTAGACGCTCTCGAGGTTGTCGCCGGCGCGCTGCTGCTGCCAGAAGGGGCGGAGGAAATCGTCGTCGGGCACGCTGAGCTGCCACCGGAAGTATTTGGCCATGAAGGGCAGCACGCGCGGGTCGCCCGTGGCTTCGTGGAAGGACTGGAGGCAGTTGAGGGCGAGCATGTGGGGCCAGACGTCGGGCTTGCCGCCGATGTTGGTGAGGTTGGCGCGGGGGCCGAAGTAGCCGTCGTCGCGCTGGCTGCCCAGGATGCCTTCGAGCCAGACCTTCGCCTCGGCGAGGATGCGCTCGTTGCGGAGCACGTAGCCGAGGTCGCCGAAGCCCTTGAGCCAGTAGGGCATTTCTTCCCAGGGGCTGTGGCCTTCGCCCGTGGGGCTGAGCCAGGCGTTGCCTTCCTTCTTGCACCAGTGGGCGATCTCGGTGAGGTGGCCCGTCATTCCCTCGGCCTCGAGTTCCAGCATCTGGCGCAGCTAGCCGCGGGGCGTGATGGCCCCGATGGGCAGCTTCACGAAGGGGCTGGGCGCGAGCGGCGGCTTGTTCGAGACGTAGAAGGCATTGGCCTTGTCGAGCGGCGGGGCCTTGACGCACGAGACCCTGGCCTCCTCGCCCGCCGAGGCCAGCGCCACCACGGCCAGCATCACGCCCAGTGTCAACCAGAGATTCATCGCGATGTCTCCCAGGAGGACCAGAGGGGCCTTTGGCCGGCAGATTAGCGCGGGCCCGCGTGGCTGTCAAACGCCAGCGCTTGACTCGGCTCGCGGGCCGCGTATAGTGCAGGGCGGCAGATGTTCCCGTAGCCGCGACTTGCTGCATTGGAGAACGCCATGAGCCTGCGTCGCCTGAAAGCCGCGTGGTTGATCGCCGCCTCGGCTCTGTCTGCTTTCGCGGGCGCGGAGAAGCCGCTGCGCCTGCTCGCCGAGGCGGAGGATTTCAGGGTGACCCGCGGCGAGTGGAAGGTGCTGCCCTTCCCCGAGAACTACTTCGCCTCGACCTTCGCCATTTGCTTCCTCTCGCGCATGGCTTGCCTGAGCGCGCCGGCGCAGGTGCCCGCGGGGAAGGAGGCCGTGGCCACCCAAGAGGTCGCCATTCCATACGCCGGCGAGTTCCAGGTCTTCGCCCGCTACGAGCAGCCCTACAACTTCTCGGTCGAGTTCACCCTCGAGGTCGAGCAGGGGGGCAAGACCGTCTACCGTCAGATGTTCGGCCGCCTGGAAGACCCGAAGATCTGGCCGCTCAACGGCCACAAGCGCGTGCCGATGGAGCGCTTCGGCTGGGGCGGCACCGACAATATCGTGTGGCAGGTGAAGGATGCGGTGAAACTCGCCGCCGGCCCGGCCACCCTTCGCCTGATCGCCGGGCCGCAACTCGACTCGGCAGGCGGGGCGGCTCTGCCCCGCAAGATGGCCGCCGAGCGGCACGTGGACGTCGTGTGCCTCACCAACGACACCGAGGGCCTCGAAGCCCAGAAGAAGACCAGCTACCTTGAACTCGACGGCTGGCTCGTCCAGGATGGCGACCTGTTCGTGCGCTTCCGCAACCCGAAGGACGGGCTTGGCCCCTGCATCCCCGTCATCGAGCCGTTCGGCGGCGGCCAGCACTCGCCCTATTGGGTCCACGTGCGCGACTGGCCCACCACGCAAGTGCTCAAGAGCGGGCGGCTCGTGTCCGAGACGAAGTATCAGATCGCCGGCCCCCGCTCCAATGCCGTGCGCTCCGCCCTGCTTGCACCGACCCTCGACCACGCCCAGCTCAAGACCATCCCCGACAGCGAGTACCTCCAGCCCGGCGAGCGCTCGGGCTGGGTGCCGATGGGCCAGGCCCTCGACGCCCTGAACAACAGCCAGTGGTTCCCCGTCGCTAAGTACAAGGATGCCAAGCAGAAAGAGCTGGACCTCGAGATCGAGTTCGCCATCCCAACGCGCGGCGGCAGGCTCGACACCATCCGCACCGTGCGGGTCAAGGGCGCTGGCGGCTACTATTCTCCCGTGACCTTCGAGATGCCGGGCAACGTCACCGTGAATCGCACGATTCGCACGCAAGTTAAAGCTTTACAATGGCTTAGGAAGGAGATCGCCCGCTTCCCCCGCATCGGCTCCACGCCCAAGCGGCTCCCGATCTACGGGCTGATGGAGTTCAGCGGAGCCTGTAGCCAGGACAACGAGATTGGCCGGCTGGCGACCGAGATTGCCCTGGCCCTGGGCGACAACACGCTCACGCCGCTTCGCGGCCCGTGGGCCGAGCGGCTCGGCGTGCCGAAGCGCCGAAGCGCCATCGTGGCCCACTGGTCGCCCGGCAACCTCGATGCGTTCAAGAAGACCGTCGAGGACGCCGACCGGAATGGCAAGCTATCCCACGTGGCAATAGTGAGTTATGGCGACGAGATCCACATCCCGCCCGCCAAGGGCGACGACGCCCGCCTCGCTGCCTGGCTCAAGGAGAGGGGCATCGCAGTCCCCGGCGACGTGAGGTTCACCGACGACCCCGCTCAGCCGCTCTACTACTATTCGCGTCTGTGGGCCTTCGAGGAGGGCATTCGCCACTATGCTGAGGCCACCCGCTGGCTCGAAGAGCGCACCGGCAAGGCGGTGCTCACGGGGGCCAACTACTCGCCCCACGCGAACTATCTCGTGACAGATCTCCAGTGGGCTCGGCCATTTAAGATGCGCGGCATGACCATGCCATGGAGCGAAGACTATGTCTCCCAAATCCCAGAAGCGAGCGTCCAGATCGTTGGCTACCTGACCTCGGCCTTCCGCTGCGGCGCCAAGTATCATGGTCTGCCCATCCTGATGTACGTGATGCCCCACTTCCCCAATAACACACCGCGCGACTTCCGCCTCTCCTTCTACACCTGCATCGCCCACGGGGCGACCAAGATCAACTACTTCTGCGCCTCGCCTCTCGCCACGGGCGGCACCGAGAACTACATCTCCACAGAAGGCTTGGACATGTGGCGAGCCGTCCACGACGTCACCCACGAGGCAGGCATCTTCGAGGACTATGTGCTCGATGGCCGCGTGCGCCCCGCCAGAGTCGCCTTGCTCCTGTCACCGGTAGACGAAATCCTGACGGGCGACACGAACTTCAAGGGCGGCATCCACAACGCGGAGCGCAAGGCCATCTACTACGCCCTCCGCCACGCCAATGTGCCCGTGGATTTCCTCACGGAAGACGACGTAATTGACGGCCTGGCAAAGGATTACGCACTCATCTACATCACGCAGCAGCATGCCCATTCCAAGGCGATCAGAGCACTGGCCGAATGGGTGAAGGCCGGCGGCACGGCGGTCGCTCTCTGCGGCGGCGGCTTCGTGAACGAGTACGGGCAGCCCAATCCCGACGCCGAGGCCCTCTACGGCGCGAAGAGCGCAGGCATCACCAAGGACCCAGCCATGCCGCAAATACTGGCCAAACAAGACCTTCCGCCGTCCACCCCGCTTGACACCGCCCGTTGGGCGGCCACGACTGCCGAGGTCATCGCGTGGAAGCAAAGCCTCAGCCCCACCGATGGCAAGGTGGTCGGCTCGTTCGCCGGCGGCCAGCCGGCTGTGGTCGAGAAGCAGCACGGGAAGGGCAAGGCGGTGCTTTTCGGTTTCATGCCGGGCCTGTCATATCTCAAGAGCGGACTGCCACTTAGACCCGTAGACCGCGGCGCCACAGACGCCGCCTATGCTCATTACCTGCCCACGACGATGGATGTGTCGCTCCGCCGAGCCTTAGTGGAGGACTTTCTGCCCCGGGGGTTCGAGCGGCCCGTGGCGTGCAGCGAGCCACTCGTCGAGACCAGCGTGATAGACACGGCGCAGCCGCATCGGCTCGCCGTCCCGCTGATGAACTACACGGGCAGGCCGCTCAAGGCCCTCACCGTCAAGGTCAACGGGCTGGCTTCCGCCGCCCTGGTGCGCAGCGTGGCGCAGGGCAGGCTGCGGCCCAGGTTCGAGGGGGGCGCGATGCTCGTCACGCTGCCGCTCGAGGTGGCCGACATGCTGCTGGTTGACCGCTGAGCGACGCCCTCGCGCTTCGGCGAGCGCCTCGCGCGCGCGGATGCCCCGCTCGGGAGGCCCCGAGGCTGGAATCCCGCGCGGCAACGCGAGCGCTTGCGTTCGGTCGCCAGTTCGTTTATCATAATGCCCCCAGGCGCAGGCTTGCCCCGGAGGCGTGGAACCACATGACCAGGGGCGGCGAGAAGACCGGAGAACGGCCTCCTGTGAAGTGAGACTCGCGATGCAGGAACCGATGCCTCACCTTCTGGGTCTGTGTGCGGCCATTGACCGCGCGGCTGCCGGCATCTACCGCAAACTCGCCGACACGGAACCGGACGAGAAGCTCCGCGCCTGCTGGAACCAGATGAGCGAGGAGGAGGACCTGCACGTCACCTACTGGTCGCGCCTCACCAAGATGGCCGCCGAGGGCATCGTTCCGCCGCTCTTCGAGGACCCAGACAGGGTGATGGCGGAGCTCGAATCGGTCGCGCGCGACGTGGGCACGGTGGAGGCCAGCGCCGCGCAGTTGGGCAACGTGCGCGACCGCGCCCTGCTGGCCCTGCGCCTGGAGCTGTGCCTCCTTCACCCCGCCTTCGACACGCTGATGCAGTTCCTGAGCTGCCTCGAGCCCGAGGCGCCCGACCGCTACAGCGAGCATCTGGACGGCTTCCTGGTCGCTCTCTGCGAATACACCAAGGGCTCCCCCGAGCTGGACCTGATCGCCAAGACCACCCGCCAGCTCTGGCTGCGCAACCGCCAACTGCTCAAGGCGGCCAACAGCGATGCCCTCACGGGCCTGCTCAATCACCGCGGCTTCTGGACGGCGGTGGCCCCGCTCGCCCACCTGGCGCGCCGCCGCGCCGAAAACGTGGCCGTGATCACGCTGGACGTGGACGGGCTGAAGGACATCAACGACGAGCTGGGCCACGCGGCCGGCGACGAGGTGCTCAAGAGCGTGGCCGGCATTCTGCGCTCGGCGCTCCGCGAGGCCGACGTGGCCTGCCGCCTCGGCGGCGACGAATTCGTCGCATTCCTGATCGGGGTGGAGCCCGCCAGCCTGGAGGCCATCTGCCAGCGCATCCAGGCCGCCGTGCGCGCGTGCACTGTGGCCGGCAAGCCCTTCGCCGTCAGCATCGGCGCCGCACAGGGCAAGCTCGAAGGCGACGTGATCGCCGCCGTCGAACAGCTCCGGCAAGAGAGCGATCAGCACATGTACACCACCAAACCGCGGCTGCGCAACCGCAGCGCCGAACCCGGCCACCGGCCCTTCCGAGCCCCCACGCACGGAAGGAACCTGGACGCCTGACCCGCCCACCCAGTGGAGAGGCAGGACGATGAGGAGCGCCGCAGGCCGTCGCCGCTCGCGGGCGATGCCCTGGAGAGCGAGAGCTGTCGTGGGACTGGCCGCGGCGCTCGCGGGCTGCGGGGGCCTCGACCCCGCCGTCTATCAGACCACGGCTCAGACCCCCGCGAGTCAACCCCCTCAGGCCCTCCGCGTGGCCCCCCAGACCCCGATGCCCGCCGCATCCGTGGCCGAGCCGAAAGGCCGCTGGTCCGACGATGGCCTCCGCTACGAGGAGCGAGAGTCCTCCACCGGCGTGCCCTTCCTGCCCTGGCCCCTCCTGCGTTCGCGCGGCAGGTAACCTCTGTGGGAGATTCGTGGAAGGACGGCCGGCAGCGTGGTCGGGAGCTTGGATGGGAGGGGAGACGTGAGCACAGACATCCGAGTGGACGGCCGGCAGCTTCTCCAGCGCGCCTTGCAGGAGCTGGCGCCCGGCGAGGGCATTGACGAGGCCCTGCTCCGAGCCTGCAAGGCCCTCCACCCGCAGCAGGCGGCGGAAGTGTTCGGCGCCCTCGGGCACCTGCTCGACAGCCTCGGCCGTGCACAGGGCGACCGCTCGCGGTTCGACACCGTCACCCGTCTCGCCGCGGCCAAGGGCCCCCTCACCCTCGCCCTGCACACCCACGCAACATCTGTCTCGCACGATGTCCCCCTCGGCGGAGCGGTGCGTGTCACCACCTCGCGCTCGAGCAGCGTCATCGCCACCACTCTGGCCAGCGGCCCGCTCGGCGACCTGCCGCCCGAGGCCCAGGAACGCCTCCGCGCGCTCCTGGGCGGCCACCCCGACCCGCCCGCGCCCCGTGGCGCGGAGGCTGCCGGGTCTCACGCGCCGGCCGGGGCCTGCCGCCACTGCGGCCACCCGGAGCTCGGCGGCCTCCGCCGCTGCCCCCATTGCGGCCGCCGCCAGCACGTCGGCCTCCTGCGCCGCCTCTTCGGCGGCTGACCCCTGACCCCCGCTTGACACGCGGCCCGTGGACGCTACACTCTGGGCCTGCGCCCGCGACACAGGTTCTCCCTCTTCTTGGAGCAGCGAGGCCATGGCAAACGTTCTGTCGTACAGGATCGGGCATCCGGCCAAGCCCCAACTGGCGCTCGACCGGGTGAGGGCCCTCGGCATCCCGTGTGTCGAGATCAACCTCGGCCCCGACGAGGACGCGGCGGCGGTCCGCAAACTCCTGGCCGACGCTGGCCTCCGCGCCGCCACCCTCACGTCCCCCTGCCCGCTGGCCGATGCCACGCTCTTCGACCTCTTCGAGAACTACTGCGCCAAGGCCGCCACGCTCGGCTGCTCGGGCCTCTTCACGAGCGTGCACTCCGGCGGCATGCCCCTGCCGCAGGTGGTCGAGCGGCTGCGCAAGATCGGCGACATCGGCCAGAAGCACCGCGTGAAGATCGGCATGGAAACCCACCCCGACCTCTGCGAGAACGGCGCCAAGGCCGCCGCCACCATGGCCGCCGTCGCCCATCCCTGGGTCGGCATCAACTACGACACCGCCAACGTCTACTACTACAACCACGGCATCAACACCGTCGAGGAGGTCGCAAAGGAAGCCCGCCACGTCGTCAGCGTGCACCTCAAGGACACGATGGGCGGCTACCACGACGGCAACTTCCCCGACTT encodes the following:
- a CDS encoding sugar phosphate isomerase/epimerase family protein; the protein is MSRREFLATCAAGAGLAALGRTHAAEFKTKLQKAVILGEKSMNDETLKRLKEAGIEGIEAHTVPVDEAKKARDLAEKYGLKIHSVMRGGSEAGLRAAQAYGADAVLAPVGGCGAKPMPEPWEFDIQFDEKTGHITRLVAGDNEKFKAYIEAHNRSTDGVLASIKKLLPVAEEVQVAIALENVWNNWCVRPELYNWVVASFNSPWVKAYFDVGNHVKYAGILRGDKVELAYMPEVWIRTFGPRLGKIHVKDYTISPDGRTGNWAGIGQGSVNWPEVRKALDDVGYNGWLTDETGLGWPELAKRLDRIIAGEAPVPSGK
- a CDS encoding DUF6364 family protein, giving the protein METKAKLTLSVKRSTIIRGKEYAARQRTTLSRLCEELIDERTRSEQPLWASKWMGKLKKAHRPNDPRMRALERKFG
- a CDS encoding PIN domain-containing protein, with amino-acid sequence MIVLVDTDILIDIVLKRMPWALTSRDCMDYCQAHAIPTYVSWHSLATLFYYASGEGRAAAKEAIRELLQHTRIVTVGHVDMEFALDQDMPDLEDAMQVAAAVACRATRIVTRNTRHYARSVIPAITPAELLRAFRATKGTS
- a CDS encoding ChaN family lipoprotein, coding for MTRSLSVPRELAMFSGDDGLALAWDDLLEAVRRADVVVVGETHTVEAGHAVELALVQDALARWPGSAVSMEMLTRDHQATVDGYLAGKVTEEEFIKQAGIADWAGKGTWRKWFQPIVDAARAAKARVVAANTPRRHAELARREGYEALRRLPEAERGFFGIPAWTVGGSYWRRFRAEMRRHAAPVPPKPDAQKPPESPKPPEPPAQPPEPPPRPAEEKKPAERKPLDALAMFRAQELWDATMAASVLRAAKDGKGKVIHLVGAFHSDFGGGLVQRLRRGDPGLTILTISLVPAHSRRLRRADRGRADVVIYTGGQ
- a CDS encoding PIN domain-containing protein, producing the protein MRILIDASVFIGVERQELDVDAVVAGLHGEDDCLISAITVSELLHGAHRAKSPGVRARRAAFVERILELFAVLPSDLPTARLHAQLWADLESLGAMINPHDLWLAAACIAHDHTLATGNVSELSQVPGLKLWPAR
- a CDS encoding glycoside hydrolase family 127 protein, translated to MLELEAEGMTGHLTEIAHWCKKEGNAWLSPTGEGHSPWEEMPYWLKGFGDLGYVLRNERILAEAKVWLEGILGSQRDDGYFGPRANLTNIGGKPDVWPHMLALNCLQSFHEATGDPRVLPFMAKYFRWQLSVPDDDFLRPFWQQQRAGDNLESVYWLYNRTGDAELLKLADKIHRRMARWDQGVANHHNVNFAQCFRAPAIYWMQANDAKLRLAAYRNYDEFMGEFGQQPGGGMGADENARKGYTDPRQAIETCGIVEFMHSFQMLTRITGDPLWADRCEEIAFNNFPASQTPDLKGLHYLTAANQPQLDTRNHAPGIQNGGNMFGYDPHSYRCCQHNVAMGWPYYAEELWLATPDNGLAASLYAACEVEAKVGEGGTVKITEATEYPFGEVVTLTIAAAKPVRFPLYLRIPRWCAAPKLTLNGTPLDATAEPLHFLTIEREWKEGDKLELTLPMKLSVRVWAKHGGAVSVDRGPLSYSLKIGEEWKRYGGTDKWPALAVFPTTPWNYGLEIDPAAPEKSISVHSVRKELPLQPFTPDAAPITLTAKARKIPQWTFDRHGLCATLQPSPAYTTEPIETVTLIPMGCARLRIAVFPTVSDKPDAHRWAEPPQPAYVATASHCNHSDTTDALCDGQLPKASNDQSIPRFTWWDHKGTAEWVAYKFPKPRTLTWSDVYWFDDTGRGQCRIPASWKLLYRDGNDWREVKLAADAKYGAAKDAFNKVTFEPVTAAELRLEVQLQPDSSGGILEWRVGGEEAK